In Methanolacinia paynteri, the genomic stretch CTCGGCGATCCCGACTACCAGGCCGGGAAGGATCAGTGCCTCGGCGAGATCGGTTGCGACGAGTGCGATGATTACGAGGCTCATGATCTCGACGAGGTCGGTGAGTATCAGCCTGTGCAGGTCCTCTTTCTCCCTGACCATCGCCCAAAACGCGATTATCACGCATACGAGCGTGATTATCAGCGCAGCTTCGTATTCGGAGGAGAGGTTGTAGACGAACATTATTCCTCCCTCCTCCTGTTGAACAGGAACATGGCTATCGTGAAGGCGACGAAGAGAATGCTGGTCTCGAATATCGTATCGAGGCCCCTCGTATTGTAGAGGATCTCGTCGATGATCCCGCCGGGGTGAGACACGATGGTGGTTCCCATGAACATGTTGAGCTGCGATATGAGGAGCGATACCGGGGTGAGATATCCGGTTACGAACCCGAGATACGGTTCGTTCTCAGGATACTGGGATACGACGTCGGCCTTCTCGAACGGTGCTCCCCCCCTGTCGTAGGGGTTCAGCGGACTCGTGTTGTCGATGGTCTTCGGGTAGAGCTGGTTTTCGTCGTATGTCAGCGGCGACTGGAGCAGCAGCCCGACGACGATTACCGCGATCACGACTGCGGCATATACACCGACAAGGTTGTTGTGGTTCTGGAGAGTCCGCGAGATCCGCCTGATTATGCCGGTCATGCGGCCTCCCTCCTTTCTATGACCCGGACAAGGACGAAGGTTGTTATCGCTGTTACCGCGATGAACGTCAGGAGTGCGATCGTCTCGTCGTATACGAGCATTACGAGCAGGAGCCCGAACGAGGCGACCTCGATATTGATTATCCGGTTGACGTATGTCTTCGGGTTCGGGAATGCGGTCGATAGTCCGCCGATGAAAAGAATTCCCAGTCCGAGCACGATCAGGGGGTCTATGATTCATCCCCCCTTACGATGCGGAGCAGGATTATGGTCGAGATCGGGATTATCAGCGATACGAGTATGACGACGTCGAGGTATCCCTTCTCGGCGAGGAACGGCATTATCCCGGCCCCGATTATGCCGATCGCGATCAGCTTGTCGAAGGGGTTCTTCCATATGGCCGCGACAGCCGCACCGCCGATCGCCATCAGCCCGAATATGAGCTGGAGATACCAGATCATTTCCCGTCCCTCCTTACCGCGTATGCACTTGCGATCGCGTTCGATTCGAGCGTGGAGCCGACGAAGTACGCGACTGCGGCGATCAACGCAAGCGGATCGGAGATCAGCAGGGGGATTGTCGCGGCGATTGCGAAGTTCATGACGTTGAGATAGGTGAACTTTCGCAGCGTCTCCTTCTCGGCTATTATCCTGATTACTGCATAGACTGCGATCACTGCTGTTACCGCGGCGGCGATCATGAGCGAATCCTCCACAGTGCCCCGAGCAGGCGGCTTGCATACTTCTGCGATATGCCCTGTATCACGAGGATGGCGATGACCATTCCGGCGATGAACTGTTCGGGCGAGAACCCGGCGTATTCGGAGAGTGCATAGATCACGAACGTTGCGACGATCGCACCGGTGGTTCCGGCGTAGCCTTTGTCATAGCAGATCTTGTTCCCGATGAATACCAGGACTGCCGCGACGAGTCCGCCGGCGATCCCGAAGGTGTACACTCCGCACGCGGCAAGGAGCGTTCCTGCGGATGCATCGGGGGAACAGACGATGTTTCCCATCATGAATCCGCCGTTAAGGTCGCCTCCGGCCGATTCGATTGACTTCCCGATTGCGTCGGCCCCGCGGACTCCTCCCTTCTCCGGGAGCCTGAACAGCAGGTCTATGGATACATAAATAACAAAGCAAACGACCGCTGCGGCGAAAATATGGAAAATTTCAGTGTATGGTATTTCACCAGCCATGTCCAAACCCATTTAGGTATTAAGTTTTTAATCCGAGAGTAGGGATAAAGGTTTTGATTTCAACATTATTTCTGTGATTCGGGCCCTTTTTATCTTTTATTTGATGCCGGCGGGGGCGGAAGGAGTAAAGGACGTTTAATTACTATGGATTTTTGGGGAATGAAAGACGGAGGGGCGGTTTTTTGTGGAGTTCCGGCTGGCCCGGAGTTGTNNNN encodes the following:
- a CDS encoding DUF2106 family protein, with the protein product MTGIIRRISRTLQNHNNLVGVYAAVVIAVIVVGLLLQSPLTYDENQLYPKTIDNTSPLNPYDRGGAPFEKADVVSQYPENEPYLGFVTGYLTPVSLLISQLNMFMGTTIVSHPGGIIDEILYNTRGLDTIFETSILFVAFTIAMFLFNRRREE
- a CDS encoding DUF2107 family protein; this encodes MLGLGILFIGGLSTAFPNPKTYVNRIINIEVASFGLLLVMLVYDETIALLTFIAVTAITTFVLVRVIERREAA
- a CDS encoding DUF2108 domain-containing protein, with amino-acid sequence MIWYLQLIFGLMAIGGAAVAAIWKNPFDKLIAIGIIGAGIMPFLAEKGYLDVVILVSLIIPISTIILLRIVRGDES
- a CDS encoding DUF2109 family protein, producing the protein MIAAAVTAVIAVYAVIRIIAEKETLRKFTYLNVMNFAIAATIPLLISDPLALIAAVAYFVGSTLESNAIASAYAVRRDGK